One Deinococcus ruber DNA window includes the following coding sequences:
- the nspC gene encoding carboxynorspermidine decarboxylase, whose product MTTPATDTPVSDLTLPDILPETQIDWASIPSPAYVLDESRLRRNLSLISQVQAASGAQIIVAFKGYSMWSTFPLLREYGISGATASSLNEARLAKEEMQGEVHVYAPAYSDEDFPELLKLADHLTFNSFSQWERFRPQVQAARAAGKRLAVGIRVNHEYGEVETDLYNPAGPFSRLGVTRAEFRPDLLEGIDGLHFHSLCENDSDTLERTLAVLEEKFGEFLPRMQWVNFGGGHLMTRAGYDTARLIRVVRAFREKWNVEVILEPGSAFGWQTGWLVSSVLDVVHNVKDSALLDISASAHMPDVLEMPYRPRVLGAQNAGELPYTYLLGGTTCLAGDIIGEYSFAGELKVGDRVIFDDMIHYTMVKTSFFNGVKHPDIGIWHLDGSYERVKTFGYDEFKAKLS is encoded by the coding sequence ATGACCACGCCTGCCACCGACACGCCCGTCTCCGATCTGACTCTGCCCGACATCCTGCCGGAAACTCAGATCGACTGGGCCAGTATTCCCAGCCCCGCCTACGTGCTCGACGAGTCGCGGCTGCGGCGCAACCTGTCGCTGATCTCGCAGGTGCAGGCGGCGTCGGGCGCACAGATCATCGTGGCTTTCAAGGGCTACTCGATGTGGAGCACCTTTCCGCTGCTGCGCGAGTACGGCATCAGCGGGGCGACCGCCAGCAGCCTGAACGAGGCGAGGCTGGCGAAAGAGGAAATGCAGGGCGAGGTGCACGTGTACGCCCCGGCGTATTCCGACGAAGACTTTCCAGAGCTGCTGAAGCTGGCCGACCACCTGACCTTCAACAGCTTCTCGCAGTGGGAGCGCTTTCGGCCCCAGGTGCAGGCGGCGCGGGCAGCGGGCAAGCGGCTGGCGGTGGGCATCCGGGTCAATCACGAGTACGGCGAGGTCGAAACCGATCTGTACAATCCGGCTGGCCCGTTCTCACGGCTGGGCGTGACCCGCGCCGAGTTCCGCCCCGATCTGCTGGAAGGAATAGACGGGCTGCACTTTCACAGCCTGTGCGAGAACGATTCCGACACGCTGGAACGCACGCTGGCGGTGCTGGAGGAAAAGTTTGGTGAATTCCTGCCGCGCATGCAGTGGGTCAATTTCGGCGGCGGCCACCTGATGACGCGGGCGGGCTACGACACAGCGCGGCTGATCCGGGTGGTGCGGGCCTTCCGCGAGAAATGGAATGTGGAGGTCATTCTGGAACCCGGCAGCGCCTTCGGCTGGCAGACCGGATGGCTGGTCAGCAGCGTGCTGGACGTGGTGCACAACGTCAAAGACTCGGCGCTGCTCGACATCTCGGCCTCGGCGCACATGCCCGACGTGCTGGAAATGCCCTACCGCCCCCGCGTGCTGGGCGCACAGAACGCGGGCGAGCTGCCCTACACCTATCTGCTGGGCGGCACCACCTGTCTGGCGGGCGACATCATCGGGGAATACAGCTTTGCGGGCGAACTGAAGGTGGGCGACCGGGTGATCTTCGACGACATGATTCATTACACGATGGTCAAGACCAGCTTTTTCAACGGCGTCAAGCACCCCGATATCGGTATCTGGCATCTGGACGGCAGCTACGAGCGCGTCAAGACCTTCGGATACGACGAATTCAAGGCCAAATTGAGCTGA
- the argJ gene encoding bifunctional glutamate N-acetyltransferase/amino-acid acetyltransferase ArgJ, whose protein sequence is MEFPRGFRAAAMAAGIKPSGKTDLSCVVSAQPCAWAFAGTRSTTAAACVTRNREVYAGGQAVRALVVNAGNANAATGQQGARDNADIADAMSGVMNVRPHEVLTASTGIIGHLLPMDKVLSGLEHLPDELNADVPPFAAAIMTTDTRPKTATATLSSGAQIIGTAKGSGMIHPDMATMFAFAFSDAAVDQDALRAAFPAIVSRTFNAVTVDGDTSTNDMAVVLANGAAGETDLHEFLTALEGVMRDLARQIAADGEGATKLLTVKVSGASTEAEALTAARTCCVSPLLKSAVHGNDPNWGRVIMAVGRSGAAVDIEAMTVSVQGVPVFAGKPLTYDADAVSAAMKAEEVTFELGLGVGSASGEAWGCDLSAEYVVINAEYTT, encoded by the coding sequence ATGGAGTTTCCCAGAGGATTTCGGGCCGCAGCGATGGCGGCGGGTATCAAACCCAGCGGCAAAACCGACCTGAGCTGTGTGGTCAGTGCTCAGCCCTGCGCCTGGGCCTTCGCGGGCACGCGCAGCACCACCGCCGCCGCGTGTGTCACGCGGAACCGCGAAGTGTATGCAGGTGGTCAGGCTGTCCGGGCGCTGGTGGTCAATGCGGGCAATGCCAACGCTGCCACCGGGCAGCAGGGCGCACGCGACAATGCCGACATCGCCGACGCCATGAGCGGGGTCATGAATGTGCGCCCCCACGAAGTGCTGACCGCCAGCACCGGCATCATCGGGCACCTGCTGCCGATGGATAAAGTGCTGAGCGGCCTGGAGCACCTGCCCGACGAACTGAACGCCGACGTGCCGCCGTTTGCCGCCGCCATCATGACCACCGATACCCGCCCCAAGACCGCTACCGCCACCCTGAGCAGCGGAGCGCAGATCATCGGCACCGCCAAGGGCAGCGGCATGATCCATCCCGACATGGCGACCATGTTCGCGTTCGCCTTCTCGGATGCAGCCGTCGATCAGGACGCGCTTAGGGCAGCGTTTCCGGCCATCGTGAGCCGCACCTTCAACGCGGTGACGGTGGACGGCGATACCAGCACCAACGATATGGCGGTCGTGCTGGCGAATGGCGCGGCGGGCGAGACCGACCTGCACGAATTTCTGACCGCGCTGGAAGGCGTGATGCGCGACCTGGCCCGCCAGATTGCCGCCGACGGCGAGGGCGCGACCAAACTGCTGACCGTGAAGGTGTCGGGGGCCAGCACCGAGGCCGAAGCCCTGACCGCCGCCCGCACCTGTTGCGTGTCGCCCCTGCTCAAGAGCGCGGTACACGGCAACGATCCCAACTGGGGCCGGGTCATCATGGCGGTGGGGCGCAGCGGGGCCGCCGTCGATATCGAGGCCATGACCGTCAGTGTGCAGGGCGTGCCCGTCTTTGCCGGAAAACCGCTGACCTACGACGCCGACGCCGTTTCTGCGGCCATGAAAGCCGAGGAAGTGACGTTTGAACTCGGGCTGGGTGTGGGCAGCGCCAGCGGCGAGGCATGGGGCTGCGACCTGAGCGCCGAATACGTGGTCATCAACGCCGAATACACCACCTGA
- a CDS encoding sensor domain-containing protein has product MMLSPTDSQQILLGTLRDLIRLHAPQASLLAPVNGQVFHITADAPPMGLGAELSPPEEWLDAGELRWLNRDGTLLGLLWSKDSVPEPVSSLLNLLLKSVQHSRHDHDLSLLLTHLPAPVAWLDAELKFRQVSRHFLALYGLAQEQVLGHSVSEVFPARGQLPGLLDRALRGQAVHLPLERLERGSGAAADQAVLWMRGEARPFFDAQGIGVLWTSQDASQERHLASQLDSLLDDSTALLAVMDGSGRVQNASSALMALVSMSQAEVLGMPLWEWPCWEHSSQIRELVALAVRGEAASADVALVHGGLLRLSLHGEGQGTGLLVAQGHDLAPLRDMEEQAALQRSLIQQILARSSEATLLLNSAGRVTLVNEEAATLLGLEVAQLSGAPLDRLLREMGIQMYDAAGQQVIDLPIWTQSSLPTDREVLLVSAVGVRRTVRIQTSVLPVLEGQRHGLLMTLRDISSLRRMEARLRHDTLHDGLTGLFNRAGMRARLLELGQHTHVSLLAVDISGFPALTASLGRVPSDALLVQLAARLLTWREHLLAARLSDDTFVLAYTPSLQAQSGSRGRDKPAPRKAVVRQPGQHEEETSGSAPATQLEEDLRSLQHHLQIPFTMAGRELPLNFNLGATSGVIDNDPEALLGEAETALNYIQRSTPGSRVVRAGGMIYHDALRSEVARDFQLQSELPGALERGELRLSYQPLVSLKDRKLLGAEALLRWNHPKLGLLAPPAFLPLAARSAIISDLGEWVIRRALEARATWQQQGLDVPVSVNLSQDELLRQDDLERLFPLLEEYGAPNFELSADSLLHFSQRTLNLLTRLRELGASIVVDDFGDGASSLTSLERFPISGVKLHPSFVARLDNPRAYKLLQGTALLASSLGLSVTAVGVETAEQFALLQQAGVETAQGYYFAAPMTAEELALFQVAQS; this is encoded by the coding sequence ATGATGCTCAGTCCCACCGACTCACAACAGATTTTGTTAGGAACGCTGCGCGACCTGATTCGGCTGCACGCTCCGCAGGCTTCCCTGCTGGCCCCGGTCAACGGTCAGGTCTTTCATATCACTGCCGACGCGCCTCCGATGGGGCTGGGCGCGGAACTGTCGCCCCCCGAAGAATGGCTCGACGCAGGCGAACTGCGGTGGCTCAACCGCGACGGCACCCTGCTGGGGCTGCTGTGGTCGAAAGACAGCGTGCCCGAGCCGGTTTCGTCGCTGCTGAACCTGCTGCTCAAATCGGTGCAGCACAGCCGCCACGACCATGACCTGAGCCTGCTGCTGACGCATCTGCCTGCCCCGGTAGCGTGGCTCGACGCCGAACTGAAGTTTCGTCAGGTCAGCCGCCACTTTCTGGCGCTGTATGGGCTGGCGCAGGAACAGGTGCTGGGTCACAGCGTCAGCGAGGTCTTTCCGGCACGCGGGCAGCTTCCGGGTCTGCTCGACAGGGCGCTGCGCGGTCAGGCAGTGCATCTGCCGCTGGAGCGTCTGGAACGCGGCAGCGGGGCGGCGGCAGATCAGGCGGTGCTGTGGATGCGCGGCGAGGCCCGCCCCTTCTTCGACGCTCAGGGAATCGGGGTGCTGTGGACGAGTCAGGACGCCAGCCAGGAACGCCATCTGGCAAGCCAGCTCGACAGCCTGCTTGACGACAGCACCGCGCTGCTGGCCGTGATGGACGGCAGTGGACGGGTGCAGAACGCCAGCAGCGCCCTGATGGCTCTGGTCTCGATGTCACAGGCCGAGGTGCTGGGAATGCCGCTGTGGGAGTGGCCCTGCTGGGAACACAGCAGCCAGATCCGCGAACTGGTCGCGCTGGCTGTCCGGGGCGAGGCTGCCAGCGCCGATGTCGCGCTGGTACACGGCGGCCTGCTGCGCCTGAGTCTGCACGGCGAAGGTCAGGGCACTGGGCTGCTGGTGGCGCAGGGGCACGATCTGGCCCCACTGCGCGATATGGAAGAGCAGGCGGCACTGCAGCGCAGCCTGATTCAGCAGATTCTGGCACGCAGCAGCGAGGCCACCCTGCTGCTGAACTCGGCAGGCAGGGTCACGCTGGTCAATGAGGAGGCCGCCACCCTGCTGGGGCTGGAGGTGGCGCAGCTGAGTGGCGCACCGCTCGACCGCCTGCTGCGCGAGATGGGCATTCAGATGTACGACGCGGCAGGTCAGCAGGTCATCGATCTGCCCATCTGGACGCAGAGCAGCCTGCCGACCGACCGCGAGGTGCTGCTCGTCAGCGCGGTGGGGGTGCGCCGCACCGTCCGGATTCAGACGAGCGTGCTGCCCGTTCTTGAGGGCCAGCGTCACGGTCTGCTGATGACGCTGCGCGATATCTCGTCGCTGCGGCGCATGGAAGCCCGGCTGCGCCACGACACGCTGCACGACGGGCTGACCGGGCTGTTCAACCGTGCGGGCATGCGTGCTCGCCTGCTGGAGCTGGGTCAACACACCCACGTCTCGCTGCTGGCCGTCGATATCAGCGGCTTTCCGGCCCTGACCGCCTCGCTGGGCCGGGTGCCGAGCGACGCGCTGCTGGTGCAACTGGCCGCCCGCCTGCTGACGTGGCGCGAACATCTGCTGGCCGCCCGCCTGAGTGACGATACCTTCGTGCTGGCATATACTCCGTCTCTTCAGGCCCAGAGCGGCAGCCGGGGCCGTGACAAGCCTGCCCCCAGAAAAGCCGTGGTGCGTCAGCCAGGCCAGCACGAAGAGGAGACGTCCGGCAGTGCGCCCGCCACTCAGCTCGAAGAAGATCTGCGCTCACTTCAGCATCACCTCCAGATTCCCTTCACCATGGCAGGGCGTGAGCTGCCCCTGAATTTCAATCTGGGAGCCACCAGCGGCGTGATCGACAACGACCCGGAAGCTCTGCTGGGAGAAGCCGAAACAGCCCTGAACTACATCCAGCGGTCTACCCCCGGTTCGCGTGTCGTGCGTGCTGGCGGCATGATCTACCACGACGCCCTGCGCTCCGAGGTGGCCCGCGATTTCCAGCTTCAGAGCGAACTGCCCGGCGCTCTGGAACGCGGCGAACTGCGCCTCAGCTATCAGCCGCTGGTGTCGCTGAAAGACCGGAAGCTGCTGGGAGCCGAAGCGCTGCTGCGCTGGAACCACCCGAAACTGGGCCTGCTGGCTCCGCCCGCGTTTCTGCCGCTGGCGGCCCGCAGCGCCATCATCAGCGACCTCGGAGAATGGGTGATACGCCGGGCGCTCGAAGCCCGCGCCACGTGGCAGCAGCAGGGGCTGGACGTGCCGGTCAGCGTGAATCTGAGTCAGGACGAACTGCTGCGCCAGGACGATCTGGAACGCCTGTTTCCGCTGCTGGAGGAATACGGCGCACCCAACTTCGAACTGAGCGCCGACAGCCTGCTGCATTTCTCGCAGCGCACCCTGAACCTGCTGACCCGGCTGCGCGAACTGGGCGCGAGCATCGTGGTCGATGACTTCGGTGACGGTGCATCCAGCCTGACCAGCTTGGAGCGCTTTCCGATCAGCGGCGTGAAACTGCACCCCAGTTTCGTGGCTCGCCTCGATAATCCGCGTGCCTACAAACTGCTTCAGGGCACCGCGCTGCTGGCATCGTCGCTGGGCCTGAGCGTGACCGCTGTGGGCGTGGAAACGGCAGAACAGTTTGCGCTGCTGCAACAGGCAGGCGTGGAGACCGCGCAGGGATATTACTTCGCGGCCCCCATGACTGCCGAGGAACTGGCGCTATTTCAGGTGGCCCAGAGCTAA
- a CDS encoding gluconokinase, which yields MNAVIVMGVSGSGKSTVGQQTAERLGWPFLDADDFHTPEARAKMARGEGLNDADRLPWLARLKAELDARPAGVVLACSALKRHYRAVLAGPGVQFVYLRVPRSLLEARLTARQQHYAGLSLLPSQLAALEEPAPDEGALTLDVQPEETAGELARRAVQELKNQR from the coding sequence ATGAATGCAGTCATCGTGATGGGTGTGAGTGGCAGCGGGAAGAGTACAGTGGGGCAGCAGACGGCAGAGCGGCTGGGGTGGCCCTTTCTCGATGCTGACGATTTTCATACCCCGGAGGCCAGAGCGAAGATGGCACGCGGCGAGGGGCTGAACGACGCCGACCGCCTGCCCTGGTTGGCCCGCCTGAAGGCCGAACTGGACGCCAGACCCGCCGGAGTCGTGCTGGCCTGCTCTGCCCTGAAGCGCCACTACCGCGCCGTGTTGGCCGGGCCGGGCGTGCAGTTCGTATATTTACGGGTGCCGCGTTCGCTACTGGAAGCCCGCCTGACAGCCCGGCAGCAGCATTACGCCGGGCTGTCGCTGCTGCCCTCGCAGCTCGCGGCCCTGGAGGAACCTGCCCCAGACGAAGGGGCGCTGACACTGGACGTGCAGCCCGAAGAAACTGCCGGAGAACTGGCGCGGCGAGCCGTGCAGGAACTGAAAAACCAGCGGTGA